The proteins below are encoded in one region of Silene latifolia isolate original U9 population chromosome 2, ASM4854445v1, whole genome shotgun sequence:
- the LOC141640708 gene encoding uncharacterized protein LOC141640708: protein MVKTPQKNARVECKHRHILNVARALRFQSSLPTDFWGECVLTAAHLINRTPTRVLEGKTPFELLFGKPANLNLLRTFGCLAYAKNFNPIDKFDSRSRKCVFLGYPFGKKGWHLYDLETGSYFQSRDVSFIENNFPYAHQTEEGSLTFSSTDGEIVPDDEPQAVPVSPQLVHIGTGSSATGTVHGSVENGYNSKPIEHVQLDTTADATDEITAGPDCNSQENGSEAEVILGRGKREKIPNKNHQDFVSWDCIDTSLEESPTANSVSGSAYPLTQFVNYEIFSRTHQHFLSALTKDIEPKSFKEAMGDAR, encoded by the coding sequence ATGGTTAAAACCCCACAAAAAAATGCTCGGGTTGAATGTAAGCACCGTCACATTCTCAACGTGGCGCGGGCTTTACGGTTTCAAAGTTCCTTACCAACTGATTTTTGGGGAGAGTGTGTTTTGACGGCCGCCCATTTGATAAATAggacaccaactcgagtcttagaAGGGAAAACACCGTTTGAATTGCTTTTTGGTAAACCGGCTAATCTTAATTTACTTCGTACTTTTGGTTGTTTGGCATATGCTAAGAATTTCAATCCAATTGATAAGTTTGATAGTCGTAGCCGAAAATGTGTTTTTCTTGGCTATCCTTTTGGGAAAAAGGGGTGGCATTTGTATGATCTTGAGACGGGTTCCTACTTTCAGTCGCGAGATGTTAGTTTTATAGAGAACAATTTTCCTTATGCGCACCAAACAGAGGAGGGTTCACTTACTTTTTCTTCTACTGATGGGGAAATAGTACCTGATGATGAGCCACAGGCTGTTCCTGTCAGTCCGCAACTGGTCCACATTGGGACTGGGTCGTCTGCCACTGGTACGGTGCACGGGAGTGTTGAGAATGGGTATAATTCCAAACCCATTGAGCATGTACAACTCGACACTACTGCTGATGCTACTGACGAAATTACCGCTGGCCCTGATTGTAATTCGCAGGAAAATGGGTCTGAGGCAGAGGTTATTCTTGGGCGTGGCAAGCGCGAAAAAATTCCGAATAAAAATCACCAGGATTTTGTGAGTTGGGATTGCATTGACACGTCATTGGAAGAGTCACCCACCGCCAATTCTGTCTCAGGTAGTGCTTATCCTCTAACTCAATTTGTGAATTATGAAATTTTTTCCCGTACACATCAACATTTTCTTTCAGCTTTAACTAAGGATATTGAGCCTAAATCCTTTAAGGAAGCAATGGGCGATGCTCGGTAG